The following coding sequences are from one Vibrio syngnathi window:
- a CDS encoding amino acid ABC transporter permease: protein MGFDFNYMLELLPILLKYLGTTMEMATWGLFFALILSLILANIRVFKIPVLDQLSQLYISFFRGTPLLVQLFLLYYGLPQVFPWMVGLDAFGAAVIGLTLHFAAYMAESIRAAIIGIDRSQMEASLSVGMTTSQAMRRVILPQATRVALPSLMNYFIDMIKSTSLAFTLGVAEIMAKAQMEASSSFRFFEAFLAVALIYWGVVVILTRIQIWAEVKLNKAYVR from the coding sequence ATGGGATTTGACTTTAATTACATGCTAGAGCTGTTGCCGATACTACTGAAGTATTTAGGCACCACGATGGAGATGGCGACTTGGGGCTTGTTCTTTGCTCTGATCCTGTCTCTGATACTGGCGAATATTCGTGTATTCAAAATCCCAGTACTCGACCAACTGAGCCAGCTGTACATTAGCTTCTTCCGAGGCACACCACTGTTGGTACAACTGTTCCTTCTATACTACGGCCTACCGCAGGTATTTCCGTGGATGGTTGGACTCGATGCGTTTGGCGCGGCCGTGATTGGTTTAACCCTGCACTTTGCCGCTTATATGGCTGAAAGTATTCGTGCCGCGATTATCGGTATTGATCGCAGCCAAATGGAAGCCAGCCTTTCGGTCGGTATGACAACCAGCCAAGCGATGCGCCGAGTGATCTTGCCGCAAGCAACCCGCGTGGCACTGCCTTCTTTAATGAACTATTTCATTGATATGATTAAGTCGACTTCGCTTGCCTTCACCCTAGGTGTAGCCGAAATCATGGCCAAAGCTCAAATGGAAGCTTCTTCAAGTTTCCGCTTCTTCGAGGCTTTCTTAGCGGTAGCGCTGATTTACTGGGGCGTGGTGGTTATCCTCACTCGTATTCAAATTTGGGCCGAAGTGAAACTGAATAAGGCGTATGTACGATGA